The Peptoanaerobacter stomatis genome includes the window CCTGATTTTTCATTAGAAACTTGATCATCTAATACAAGAGTTCCTTTTGAATTTTCAGATAACTTTGCATTTAATCTTGAAACTAACTCTTGACCGATACTATCCTTATCAGATGCTGTCAATCTAATTTTTCCTTCTTCTTTATGAGCGTATTTTAATGCTATTTTTTCAAGGAATTTCATATATTCATCTTTTGAAAGATTCTTTATATAATTTTTAGATTTTTCTATTATATCGGATATAATGTTTTGTTTCTCTTCAAGTATCATTTTTTTCTTTTGAGATATAGCAGATGATATGCCTTTTTCTAAGTCAAGTTTAGAAGTTTGTTCAAGATCTTTTTCAAAAACAGCTTTTTTTGAGCTAATCTTTTCTTCCTGCTCTTTTATCATATCATCAGCAATTTTTCTTCCTTCAGACTCTATCTGTTCAACAGTTTGTCTGCTTTGCGCTTTTATTTCATCGAGGATTTTTTCCAATCCAGTCATCTTATATCCTCCCAACAATTTTTTTATCTAAATTGTGATTAACTATTGTTATATAGCTAATGCTCCAACTCCGTTTACTGCAAGTATTGATACAAGAAGTGCAAGAACCGCATATGTTTCAACCATTGCCGGGAATATCATCGCTTTACCGAATTGATCCGGTTTTTTTGCTACAAGCATTATACTTGCTACTGACACTTCACCTTGGTATTTACCTGACATAAGACCAACTATAGCTATAGGTAGACAAGCTGCCAAATATAAAAGACCTTTTGCAGTTGACATTTCTGCGCTTCCACCTAATATACCTATTTGTGTAAGTGTTATAAACGCTATAAGTAGACCATATATACCTTGTGTACCAGGTAAAAGTTGCAATACCAAAACTTTACTGAACTGTGAAGGATCTTCAGATACTACTCCTGCTGCTGCTTGTCCTGCTTTTCTTACCCCTATAGCTGAACCTATACCTGCCAACAATGTTGCAAGTGCTGCTCCTAATAATGCATAAACTACTCCCATATTTTCTAAATTAGACATTTTTTCTACTCTCCTTAAATTTAAAATATTTTGTATTCATTCTTAGTGGATTAAATTTTGAACCTCCACCTTCATAGAATTTGCCAAAAAATTCTACATATTGTAATCTGTTTGTATGAACATATGCACCAAGTGCATTTATTCCTAAGTTAAATATATGTCCGCCTAATATTATTATAGCAAATAATACTCCGCCTACTACTTTTCCTGATGCGTCCACTACCATACCAGCCATCATATTTATTACAGATGCTATTACGCCTGTTGCAAGTCCTAAGGCAAGAAGTCTTGAGTATGAAAGCACATCACTTAAATAGCTTGATATACCATATAAAGCATATAAACCTTGACCTAATCTTGCTCCTATATTTTTTGAGTCTCCATTTGTTACTACTATTCCTATAGCTCCTATTATAGCAAGATATTTTCCTGCAATACCCACTACAACAGGTATAGATTCATAATTATATCCAAATATATTACCCAACATATCTGTTCTTACCAACAACGCTATACAACCTACAAGTAGAACATACCAAAGCACTACAT containing:
- a CDS encoding V-type ATP synthase subunit E; its protein translation is MTGLEKILDEIKAQSRQTVEQIESEGRKIADDMIKEQEEKISSKKAVFEKDLEQTSKLDLEKGISSAISQKKKMILEEKQNIISDIIEKSKNYIKNLSKDEYMKFLEKIALKYAHKEEGKIRLTASDKDSIGQELVSRLNAKLSENSKGTLVLDDQVSNEKSGFVIIYKDVEENCSLEAIFSEKRELLEDKINSFLFN
- a CDS encoding V-type ATP synthase subunit K, with amino-acid sequence MSNLENMGVVYALLGAALATLLAGIGSAIGVRKAGQAAAGVVSEDPSQFSKVLVLQLLPGTQGIYGLLIAFITLTQIGILGGSAEMSTAKGLLYLAACLPIAIVGLMSGKYQGEVSVASIMLVAKKPDQFGKAMIFPAMVETYAVLALLVSILAVNGVGALAI